One part of the Ochrobactrum quorumnocens genome encodes these proteins:
- a CDS encoding ABC transporter substrate-binding protein: MKSGNYKNAILGSFLAAATLFSAPAFSAELDLSPQQPNRLRTEKSEAAVNAVPKDFKFVQDGKFVVGINPWVPPISTYATDAKTVVAFDPDLIQLVSDTLGRELVLVPIAWADWPLSLESGKFDAVISNVTVTEERKEKFDFSTYRKDELGFYVKADSAITSLKEPKDIAGLKIITDPGTNQENILLQWDKQNVEAGLKPVEVQYYDDDAVKSLALESGRADAVFSVNAVQAYAASQHGKTKLVGTVSGGWPQTAEVAITTRKGSGLADALTLSLNELIKNGKYHQVLERWSLSSEAVDEAKTNPAGLPKSGS, from the coding sequence ATGAAATCAGGCAACTACAAGAACGCAATACTGGGCAGCTTTCTGGCAGCAGCAACGCTGTTCAGCGCGCCAGCCTTTTCCGCCGAACTCGATTTGAGCCCGCAGCAGCCAAACCGTCTGCGCACGGAAAAGAGCGAAGCCGCCGTCAATGCCGTTCCCAAGGATTTCAAGTTCGTGCAGGACGGCAAGTTCGTCGTCGGCATCAATCCTTGGGTGCCCCCGATCAGCACTTACGCAACGGATGCAAAGACGGTCGTGGCTTTCGATCCTGATCTCATTCAGCTGGTTTCTGATACGTTGGGCCGTGAGCTTGTGCTGGTGCCAATCGCCTGGGCTGACTGGCCGCTTTCACTTGAATCCGGCAAGTTCGATGCCGTGATTTCCAATGTGACCGTGACCGAAGAACGCAAGGAAAAGTTCGACTTTTCAACGTATCGCAAGGATGAGCTAGGGTTTTACGTCAAGGCGGACAGTGCGATTACATCGCTGAAAGAGCCAAAGGATATTGCGGGCCTGAAGATCATTACCGATCCCGGCACCAATCAGGAAAACATCCTTCTGCAGTGGGACAAGCAGAATGTCGAAGCCGGTCTTAAGCCCGTCGAAGTGCAGTATTACGACGACGATGCGGTCAAGAGCCTCGCGCTTGAATCCGGTCGTGCGGATGCGGTCTTCAGCGTCAATGCAGTGCAGGCCTACGCCGCATCGCAGCACGGCAAAACCAAGCTTGTCGGCACGGTAAGTGGCGGCTGGCCGCAGACGGCCGAGGTGGCAATCACCACCCGCAAGGGCAGCGGTCTGGCCGATGCGCTGACGCTGTCGCTCAATGAACTCATCAAGAACGGCAAATATCATCAGGTGCTTGAGCGTTGGAGCCTGAGTTCTGAAGCCGTTGACGAGGCCAAAACCAACCCTGCCGGATTGCCGAAAAGCGGATCGTAA
- a CDS encoding GNAT family N-acetyltransferase — protein sequence MADEFLYTSTTDIRAVPLIEALTIEYDTRYGTYFNEEGAAAEMNKYPPEAFAPPHGNFLLLLRDGQTIGGGAFMRYDDVTAEFKRIWTHSDLRRQGLAKKVLEELEAQAHRQGYKRVYLTTGFRQPEAKELYLRNGYTALFDVSADPEVYGTLPFEKNIENIRQVDFNHSDATAEHAAFG from the coding sequence ATGGCGGATGAATTTCTCTACACTTCAACGACCGATATTCGTGCGGTGCCGCTGATCGAGGCGCTGACAATCGAGTATGACACGCGCTACGGCACCTATTTCAATGAAGAGGGTGCAGCAGCCGAAATGAACAAATATCCGCCGGAAGCCTTCGCGCCTCCGCACGGCAATTTCCTGCTGCTGCTCCGTGACGGTCAGACAATCGGTGGTGGTGCATTCATGCGCTATGACGATGTGACAGCCGAATTCAAGCGCATCTGGACGCATAGCGATTTGCGCAGGCAGGGACTTGCCAAAAAGGTGCTTGAAGAGCTGGAAGCGCAGGCACACCGTCAGGGTTACAAGCGCGTTTATCTGACCACTGGTTTCCGGCAGCCGGAAGCCAAAGAGCTTTATCTCAGAAATGGTTATACGGCGCTTTTCGATGTGTCCGCCGACCCCGAGGTTTACGGGACTTTGCCTTTCGAGAAAAATATAGAGAATATCAGACAAGTTGATTTTAATCATTCCGATGCGACTGCGGAGCACGCGGCATTTGGATAA
- a CDS encoding LLM class flavin-dependent oxidoreductase → MSSKQIRFGVMLQGAGGHMNAWKHPSGPADASVNLQFFIDAARKSEEAGISFAFIADGLYINEISIPHFLNRFEPLTVLSALAANTKRIGLAGTVSTSYSDPFTIARQFASLDLISGGRAGWNVVTTPLEGSGRNYGKPHPEHALRYEIADEYLEVTKGLWDSWDEDAFVRDRESGQFYKPEGFHRLDHKGRFFSVEGPLNIQRSPQGQPVIFQAGASEAGVGLAGKHADAVFTNAGTIKDSQTFYAQIKASAVAHGRSQDDVGIYPGIGPIVGRTETEAEEKYQAIRNLVSIHEALSYLGRFFDHHDFTAYDLDAPFPDLGDVGKNSFRSTTDRIKRDAAANKLSLREVALNVATPRTSFIGTAEKIADEVILWKEQKAADGFILGFPVIAEGLDDFIAHVLPILEERGYHEDSLKHDTLRGNLGLEHPQSRYAKPVENNDAGSHRKGAA, encoded by the coding sequence ATGAGTTCCAAGCAGATTAGATTCGGTGTGATGCTGCAGGGTGCAGGCGGACATATGAATGCCTGGAAACATCCATCCGGGCCGGCAGATGCCAGCGTGAATCTTCAGTTTTTCATTGATGCGGCACGCAAGTCCGAAGAGGCTGGCATCAGCTTCGCCTTCATCGCGGACGGGCTTTATATCAACGAGATTTCCATTCCGCATTTTCTCAATCGCTTTGAGCCTTTGACGGTCCTTTCAGCGCTCGCTGCAAACACAAAGCGCATTGGTCTCGCAGGCACGGTTTCGACGTCCTATAGCGACCCGTTTACGATCGCGCGGCAATTCGCATCGCTTGATCTCATCTCCGGCGGACGTGCGGGCTGGAATGTGGTGACAACACCGCTCGAAGGGTCAGGCCGTAACTATGGCAAGCCACATCCCGAGCACGCGCTTCGTTATGAAATCGCCGATGAATATCTTGAAGTGACCAAAGGTCTTTGGGATTCATGGGATGAAGATGCGTTCGTTCGCGATCGCGAAAGCGGACAGTTTTACAAACCCGAAGGTTTCCATCGGCTCGACCACAAGGGGCGCTTCTTCTCGGTTGAAGGGCCGCTCAATATCCAGCGCTCGCCTCAGGGCCAGCCTGTTATCTTTCAGGCCGGTGCTTCCGAAGCGGGTGTAGGACTTGCGGGCAAACATGCCGACGCCGTCTTCACCAATGCCGGCACCATCAAGGACAGCCAGACATTTTATGCGCAGATCAAAGCAAGTGCGGTTGCCCATGGGCGTTCGCAGGACGATGTCGGCATTTATCCGGGCATCGGCCCCATTGTTGGACGAACCGAAACTGAAGCCGAAGAGAAATACCAGGCGATCCGCAATCTCGTAAGCATCCACGAAGCGCTCTCCTATCTCGGACGTTTCTTCGATCACCATGATTTCACCGCCTATGATCTCGATGCGCCTTTCCCTGACCTTGGTGATGTCGGCAAGAACAGCTTTCGTTCGACAACCGATCGCATCAAGCGCGACGCGGCTGCAAATAAGCTCAGTCTGCGTGAAGTGGCTCTGAATGTGGCTACACCACGCACTTCCTTCATCGGCACGGCAGAGAAAATTGCCGACGAAGTCATTCTCTGGAAAGAGCAGAAGGCCGCTGACGGTTTCATTCTAGGCTTCCCGGTGATTGCCGAAGGGCTGGATGATTTTATTGCCCATGTCCTGCCAATTCTGGAAGAGCGCGGATATCATGAAGACAGCCTGAAACACGATACGCTGCGCGGAAATCTTGGGTTGGAGCATCCGCAGAGCCGTTATGCGAAGCCCGTTGAAAACAATGATGCCGGAAGTCACCGAAAGGGTGCGGCATGA
- a CDS encoding M20 aminoacylase family protein translates to MNIQRSPDVNRKLEIEAGLASFIDEFIALRRDIHIHPELAFKETRTSALVADYLKQWGYDVTAGVGGSGVVGTLKRGNSGKTIGIRADMDALPIIEATGLDYASSNSGVMHACGHDGHTTILLAAARYLAQSGCFSGTVHLIFQPAEEIGAGARRMIEEGLFERFPCDAVYGLHNWPGVPAGKFGFVTGPAMASVDRARIRVNGRGGHGAEPHKSVDPVVVASSIVLALQTVVARNLDPLDMGVVTVASIHGGDALNVIPAHVDLGITIRSFSQTVREELRRRIEAVARSQAESFGAVADVNYQWGFPALINAKAETEFARQVALSTFPHDTVIEDFRPRTASEDFAFMLEQKPGTYFFVGNGDSAGLHSPNYNFNDEILLPAALFWVRLTEASLI, encoded by the coding sequence ATGAATATTCAACGGTCGCCAGACGTAAACCGGAAACTGGAAATCGAGGCAGGTCTTGCCTCGTTTATCGACGAGTTTATCGCTTTGCGTCGCGACATTCATATCCATCCGGAACTGGCGTTCAAGGAGACCCGCACATCTGCTCTGGTGGCAGATTATCTGAAGCAATGGGGCTATGACGTTACAGCCGGCGTTGGCGGTTCCGGCGTGGTTGGCACATTGAAGCGTGGCAACTCCGGCAAGACCATTGGCATCAGGGCGGACATGGACGCCCTGCCGATTATCGAGGCGACTGGCCTTGATTACGCAAGCAGCAATTCTGGTGTGATGCACGCATGTGGCCATGACGGACATACGACCATTCTACTGGCAGCGGCTCGATATCTCGCCCAGTCTGGTTGCTTTTCCGGCACGGTGCATCTGATTTTCCAGCCCGCTGAAGAGATCGGGGCAGGTGCCCGACGCATGATCGAAGAAGGCCTCTTTGAGCGCTTCCCGTGCGATGCTGTTTATGGTTTGCATAACTGGCCGGGTGTGCCCGCAGGAAAGTTCGGCTTCGTGACCGGGCCCGCGATGGCATCGGTGGATCGCGCAAGAATTCGTGTGAACGGGCGTGGCGGTCATGGTGCAGAACCACACAAGTCGGTCGATCCGGTTGTGGTTGCCTCATCCATTGTTCTGGCCCTGCAAACGGTGGTCGCACGCAATCTTGATCCGCTTGATATGGGTGTGGTGACGGTGGCCTCCATTCATGGCGGCGATGCGTTGAATGTCATTCCCGCGCATGTCGATCTTGGCATTACCATCCGCTCGTTCTCGCAAACTGTACGTGAAGAGTTGCGGCGGCGGATTGAAGCTGTCGCGCGCTCACAAGCCGAAAGCTTTGGTGCTGTTGCTGATGTCAATTATCAGTGGGGCTTTCCTGCCCTGATCAATGCAAAAGCCGAGACGGAATTTGCGCGACAGGTCGCGCTCAGCACTTTTCCCCACGACACCGTTATTGAAGATTTCCGTCCGCGCACAGCAAGCGAGGACTTTGCGTTCATGCTCGAACAGAAGCCGGGGACGTACTTCTTCGTCGGCAATGGCGACAGTGCGGGCCTGCATAGCCCCAATTATAATTTCAACGATGAAATCCTGCTTCCAGCCGCGCTGTTTTGGGTTCGGCTGACCGAAGCCTCGCTGATCTGA
- a CDS encoding amino acid ABC transporter permease/ATP-binding protein — MAIATDFAGTDGEVNSRVSPGDFKHYKIVPARYPARVIGTILAAGLIIAVLQSVLTNPKWGWSVFAEWFLSEPVLVGLMRTLWLTALATVLGFALGTALALARVSRSPLLSGLSWAYIWLLRSIPLIVLLLVLNNLGYLYETVRLGVPYTDITFAEYPTVQILSPFAAALLGLSLNQAAFSSEIIRGGILSVDQGQLEAAAALGLPRRRQAFRIVLPQAMRTILPTGFNEIIGLAKGTSMVYVLALPELFYTVQVIYRRNLEVIPLLMVATVWYLIIMTVLSIAQYYIERHFSRGALRNPPPAILTRLFARFIPAQATTSTKAQNVVSREQDVQITDALAINGFTGARRGAVDIHCVSKSFGNNLVLDNVSLHIKPGSVTAILGPSGSGKSTLLRSINHLERVDDGFISIDDELLGYRQSGNTLYELKEKDILKKRVDVGMVFQNFNLFPHLTVLENIIEAPMIVRGLSRDGATVIAKRLLARVGLSEKIVAYPRQLSGGQQQRVAIARTLALNPKVILFDEPTSALDPELVGEVLDVIKELARSGTTLVIVTHEIGFAREVADTVVFMEEGRILETGRPEQLFNAATHPRTREFLAKVL; from the coding sequence ATGGCAATTGCTACAGATTTTGCAGGGACAGACGGGGAAGTTAATTCCCGCGTAAGTCCGGGTGACTTCAAGCACTACAAGATCGTTCCGGCGCGCTATCCGGCGCGTGTGATTGGTACTATCTTGGCTGCTGGCCTGATTATCGCCGTACTGCAGTCGGTTCTGACCAACCCCAAATGGGGCTGGTCAGTCTTTGCAGAATGGTTCTTGTCAGAGCCCGTTCTTGTCGGTTTGATGCGGACGCTGTGGCTGACAGCGCTTGCAACGGTGCTTGGATTTGCACTGGGAACCGCACTCGCGCTTGCTCGCGTTTCACGCTCGCCGCTGCTATCCGGTCTTTCCTGGGCCTATATCTGGCTGCTGCGATCCATTCCACTCATCGTCCTGCTTCTGGTTCTGAACAATCTCGGCTATCTATATGAAACTGTTAGGCTTGGTGTCCCATATACGGATATCACCTTTGCCGAATATCCCACTGTTCAAATCCTCAGTCCGTTTGCTGCGGCACTTCTGGGCTTGAGTCTCAATCAGGCTGCGTTCTCTTCCGAGATTATCCGTGGCGGCATTCTATCTGTCGATCAGGGGCAGCTCGAAGCTGCCGCCGCTCTCGGCTTGCCGCGACGCAGACAGGCCTTCCGCATCGTGCTTCCGCAAGCCATGCGCACAATACTTCCGACGGGCTTTAATGAAATCATCGGTCTCGCCAAAGGCACGTCGATGGTCTACGTGCTTGCGCTGCCGGAACTCTTCTACACGGTGCAGGTCATCTACCGCCGCAACCTAGAAGTCATTCCCCTGCTGATGGTCGCAACCGTCTGGTATCTGATCATCATGACGGTGCTGTCGATTGCGCAATATTACATCGAACGCCATTTCTCACGCGGTGCATTGCGCAATCCGCCTCCAGCCATACTGACACGCCTTTTCGCTCGTTTCATTCCTGCTCAAGCAACGACATCGACCAAAGCGCAGAACGTAGTCAGCCGCGAGCAGGACGTACAGATTACTGATGCGCTCGCTATCAACGGGTTCACAGGTGCACGACGCGGTGCGGTGGACATTCACTGTGTATCCAAAAGCTTCGGCAACAATCTCGTTCTTGATAATGTCAGCTTGCATATCAAACCCGGCAGCGTGACTGCGATCCTCGGACCATCAGGTTCAGGCAAATCGACATTGCTGCGATCCATCAATCATCTGGAACGTGTGGATGACGGCTTTATCTCGATTGATGACGAACTGCTGGGCTATCGCCAGAGCGGTAACACTCTCTACGAGCTTAAAGAAAAAGACATTCTGAAAAAACGCGTCGATGTTGGCATGGTGTTTCAGAACTTTAATCTCTTCCCGCATCTGACTGTGCTGGAAAACATCATCGAAGCACCGATGATTGTCCGTGGACTGAGCCGGGATGGCGCGACCGTGATTGCAAAGCGTCTGCTGGCGCGCGTTGGTCTCAGCGAAAAAATCGTTGCCTATCCGCGCCAGCTTTCCGGTGGTCAGCAACAACGTGTCGCCATCGCCCGCACACTGGCCCTCAATCCAAAAGTCATCCTGTTCGACGAACCCACCTCTGCCCTTGACCCTGAACTGGTTGGTGAAGTGCTGGATGTCATCAAGGAGCTTGCACGCTCTGGCACCACGCTTGTCATCGTAACCCATGAGATCGGCTTTGCCCGTGAAGTGGCGGATACGGTGGTCTTCATGGAAGAGGGCCGTATTCTCGAAACCGGCAGGCCGGAGCAGCTTTTCAATGCGGCAACGCATCCCCGAACCCGGGAGTTTCTCGCAAAAGTCCTTTGA